A stretch of DNA from Desulfosarcina ovata subsp. ovata:
CAAAATTTATAGTATCTCCCAAAGACATCCTGTTAATGTCCTTGTTGCCGGAAGACAGGGTTGCGGGAAGTCCTCACTGGTCAAACAGTATGCAGCGGTCTATGATAAGCCCCTGGCCACATTCCAGGTGGGCATTCTATCGGAGCCCGGCCAACTTTTTGGGGAATATGCCCTGGAAGGTGGCGAGACAAAGTACAAGCAATTTTTATTCCCTCAAGCCTTGCAGACACCTGGTTGTGTGATCCATCTAGAGGAAATCAATCGGCCTGAAAATCCCAAAGCCTTGAACATGCTTTTTTCTCTTTTATCTGACGACCGCCAGGTATGGATGGATGAACTGGGAACTTTAAATGTTGCAGACGGTGTGGTGTTTTTCGCTACCCTCAATGAAGGGGAAGACTTTATCGGGACAGAATTGCTTGACCCGGCGCTTCGGGATCGGTTTTATATTTTGCTGATGGATTATCTCCCCAATGAAGTCGAAAGGGAGGTGCTGATTAAGAAAACCGGTATATCCGATGAAGACGCCGATCAGATAATCGAATCGATCAACACCCTCCGGGGCAATTCCGAGTTATCCATGGAGGTATCAACGCGGACGGCATTGATGATCGGTGAAATGATGGCCGTCGGTGCTTCCTTGAGAGAAGCCATCGTCACCAGCCTTCAAACCGACAATGAAACGTTGGAATCCATTCTACTCTCCCTTCATATAGAGAAGGGCTATAAGGAAATGGGCAAATCAGAGTATTTGCTGCTTACCAAGGAAATGTTGCTTAAAAAATAGCGTCATCATCAGGAAAACAGCTCGCGTCCTGGACTGAAACAGAACACGACAACGGCCATGAATGCAAAAGGAGGTGATTGAATGAACCCTCGGATACATGCCAACGATAATATAATCGAAAGGTTTTATATTCCTGGCGGAGATGGATATTCGGCGTTCTGGCGGAGGGATAAATCTCCGATTGAAGTTCTAGAGCTTTCCAAGGTGCTTGTGTCCCTGAGGAAGATTTCATCTCATATCGGCAGGAATGTGGGAACAGTTGTCTGGTCGGGGATGGAACTTAAGGATGGTATTGCCCTTGACCCAACACCCATTATGGGCAAGTACCCTGTCCCTGCTTTTAAAACAGATATCATGGTGGGCAGAACGATTCAGCTTTCCTATGAAAAAACGGAATGGAGCGAAAGGTATAAACAATTATCTTTATCACAACTCGATCTGCCGGACAATTATGCTTACAAATTCAATCTTTTTTTTGACATGTGCGAGAAGGTTTATACTGATTTGCTTGCTAATGTCAGCGTTCTTGGAAACTATACGGAAAAGGCGAGGCTGTGGGAGATAAAAGAAAAACGTAAAACATTCATTAATCCGCCAACGGATATCGAACTTTATCACCTATGGTGGGATATGGCGGCGGACAGAAAAGGTTTAAAATACAAGGAAGAGTATGTCGATCGCTCGGTGGGTGGTCTCCTTGAAAGAACAAACCTGGAAAAATTTTATAAGAAACCCCTCAGGATGTTGAACTCCATAGTGGACAGGCTGAGATATGAGTGCCCGAGAATTGCAGGTGTCAGTGAACGAGGCTCCTTTAGAAAAGAGCTCTACCTGTCCATATGGCCTGGGATTCTAGAGCAAATCAGATTCTGGCCTACGGACAGGTCCGATCCGTTTCTTCTCGCGGATAAATACCAAGATGATATTGAGAAGGATGACAAGAAAAAAAAGGCTGTCAAGGCCACCCTTATCAGCTATGCTGACACGATTGAAAAAACGATACGGAAAAAGGCTGCTGACTATACTGAAAAAGTAAGATCCAATGTAAAGAATGTCGATGATGTTGTGCGTATCAAAGGAAACGATGTTATAATGCGGGTAAAAAATAAGGTGGATAAAAAATTGCTGCACAACCTGCAATTTATCCTGAAGAGCGTCGCACACAGAAAAACAGTTTACAGTAGAGGCTTAAAATCCGGAAAAATCGACCGTAGACGATTATACCGTGCTTCTACCACGGGGACGGTATTTAATCATAAAAAAGATCTGTTCAGGATGGTTAACAACATTGTGCTGCTTTTAGACGCTACAGGATCCATGGCGGAGCCTAACAAGTGGAATCAATCTGAAATTTTGATTCAGACCTTATTTACGGCGCTTGTCAACTACAACCCCAATGCCAGGCTCTTTGCTTACAACGAAGTAAAAAACATATGCCACCTGACGGAACTTTATATGAACGGAATCTTTTACACGGTGCTGCCCCATGGCCAGACGGCATCCGGAGAAGCCATCATCGCCACGGCACTCAAGCTTAAATCCACTCAAAAGAAACCCCTTTTAATCCATATCACCGATGGTGCTTCGAACTGGGGATGTGGGGTTGTTGATGCCATCAAATTTTGCGCTAAAAGGAAAATCAATCTGTTGACTTTAGGTGTCGGATGCAGCCCCGGAGCCAAGGATGCACTAAAAAAAGAATATGGCAATCTTTTGCAGTTTCTGGATAAAACCGATGACTTGCCCCATCTTTTAAGAAAATTACTGAATTACAGTAAATGGAACTAATAAAATGGTAGTTGATTATAACCTCGTGAATCAAATATTGGATATCGAATGGGAGATGTTTCAGGCTGTCAAAAGTGCTTCTCCCGCTTCCTGCCAAAATGCGCCGGATAGTTTCAGAAAGATACGCGGTTCTATTTTTGAGACCTGGCCGAACAAAATTCTTGAATCTTATCTTGACGATCTGATCAACGCTCAAAATTCGGGAAAAAACCTGCTCACCGAAAAGTATGCCCGTATGGACAACCTGATTCCTTTGCTAAATGCCAACCCGTTAATCAATGAAATAGTGAACATTGAAACTGGCTGGCAAAAGGAACTCAAACAGAAATATCCATCAATTTATGCTCTTTCCTGCCGGGGAATGGACCCTGTTAAAAATGGAAGCAATTTTTCCGTATACCTCAAATGCGAACTGGAAACATATAGCAACAAAACCATTGAACGTTATTATTCGCATGTAAAAAAAGCTTTTGATAATAAAAAAAACATTGCTGTAAAAGCAATGGACCGTCTGGTTAAAAAAGCTGGATACAAGGATATAGAACATGCTGAAAACTATCTGACCACCACAGGTAAGGCTGGCGGAAAGAAATAATTCCACCATCCTGCTTGTCTTTGTGCCCGTCTACCGCGTTTCCGCCACAGGCACATATTCTCGATATGCACCGGTGGCGGCGCCTTGTAGACGACTACAAATCCGGCGCGATCTGGGGGAATTATTTCTTTCCGCCAGCCTAAATCTGAGTAATTATTCATTACCGGTAAAAACATCGTAAAACTTTCATTATAGTTACACTTTCGATAATAGGAGAACTATAAATGTCCATAAATATGAAAGATATGAAAATCAAAACAAAGTTCGCTATTTTTGGAGGGATGGTTTTCTTTATGTTTTTTGTTTCGCTTATTGGAATGATGGAGATTGCTAAGACAACTTATTTTCAGAGGCTTGAACGTAATCATGCTGAAGGCGTAGTCTATTTTGAATGGAAGAGTTTTGAATTTTTTAAGAAATTAAAAGATGATTCGAGCATGCTGGATGCAGATATGACAAAATGGGTTACCAAAGAAGCTGGTACGCATAAAGAAATGGGATTAATTCAATTAGTTAATGAGCTAAAGGATCAACCCACGCATGCTTTTGAAGCGATCAACCCCATAGAGAAGATGCTTTTTAGATTGCTTGGATTAGGTGAAATTATCAACTTATGCAATGATGACATAACTTCCTGCAATCATATTTTAGACGCATTGAATAAATATAAAGATGCTAAAATGTCAGAAACACAGCTCATGAAGGTTTTAAAAACGGAAACTGATTTAATAAAAGACTATGGTGCCAATTTTTCCATTTTGGTCAATAAAAGCGCTTCCATTATAAAAAATCTGATGATTTTCATAGTGGTCGTTTCTTTTGTTTCAACGCTTATATTTTTGATTCTGTTTGCGAAGATGGTCATTAGACCGATTATAAAGATAACGGATATTTCACTGGAAATCGCTAAAGGAGATTTAAGAAAAAGAATAAATTTACGAACAAAAGATGAACTTGGGAATTTATCGGAATCGTTCGATACCATGGTGGAAAAAACCAGAGAAATAATAGACATTGTTTTATCAAAATCCGAAGTGTTGAACGATTCGTCTGAGTCTCTTGCAGTTCTTTCTGGCGAAATGTTAGAGAATTCAAAAAATAGCTCCAGCATGGCAGGCACTATTGCATTGGCTGCTGAAGAGATGAGCGCAAACATGAACTCAGTATCTACAACAACGGAGCACGCATCAAACAATGTGGGAATGATAGCGGCTGCTATGGAAGAGATGTCCACCACAATCGAAGATATCGCTCAAAATACAGAAAAAGCCAGATCTATCACCTCCAAGGCGGTTGAACAGGCCAAGAACGCTTCTGATAAAGTCGATGAACTAGGCAACGCAGCAAACGAAATCAGTAAAGTAACTGAAACCATAACTGAAATTTCCGAGCAGACAAATCTATTGGCATTAAATGCAACGATTGAGGCAGCACGCGCTGGAGAATCCGGTAAAGGCTTTGCGGTGGTAGCGAACGAGATTAAAGACCTTGCAAAACAGACAGCTGACGCCACACAAAAGATAAAAATGCAGATTGAAGGGATTCAAAGCAAAACCGACGATACTGTAAACGAAATTGGACAGATATCCAAAGTGATCAGTGAAATTAACCAAATCGTTGTAACAATTACAACAGCGATTGAAGAACAATCTATTGCAGGCAAAGATATTGCGGAAAATGTTGCCCAAGCCTCCATTGAGATACAAGAAATTACCAAAAATGTAGTCCAAAGTTCAACTGTTTCCAATAAAATAACCGGAGACATATCGAAAGTCAACCAGATGGCTGATGAAATCTCTGGCAGCAACTCTCGGTTAAATACGAAAGCCAGAGAATTGACGAGTATTGCAGGTGAGCTGAAAGAAAAAGTGCGTATATTTATCGTATAAAATCTTATATCCCGCAATTACAATTAAAACTAATATCCCCTAAAAATTGTTTTTTTACAAATTACATAAGTTCAAAGGATAAAATATGTTTCTTATCAGCCATCAATTAAAAGATTGCATATCACAAATAAAGCCGGCTATGGTGGCAACTGCTGACAAAACAGGACGACCGAACGTATCACCCAAAGGCTCATTACGCGTGCTTGATGAGCATCATTTGTTGTTTGCGGATTTAAGATCTCCCATCACAACTAATAATTTGAAGGAAAATCCATATCTTTCAATGATCGGATTCGATCCGGCCACGCGAACCGGATGGCGGGTATGGGGAAAAGCCGTCGAGATAACCGATTCCGGTGGTTTATACGATCGGCTCAGAGATGAATACGCCGCCAAGGGAAAAGTGAACTATGTTATCAAAGTCCTTGTCGAAAGGGGAATGATATTCTAATTCCAATTTGTCATCAAATATATCGAAACCAACGATTTTAATATGTTATAGCATTCAAGATAATGTTTTTGGGCTGCGTTATCGGTCGAAAGCAGTATACCAATACGGCTTCCTCCCTTAAGGCCTTGCCAAAAACATTATCTTAAACACTATAGGATGCTGATTGATGAAAATAAGAAATATTTTTGCTACAATTTGCAATTTTTGTCCGTTATGTAATTTTGCCAGGAATCACCCGAAAAGCTTTGTTGGCCGCATGATGATCTGGCACGGTAAATGGTGCCCGGCGTGGAAAGCATGGCAGGAGGTTTACGGTTCCCATTCTGAAGTCATAAAGGAGGACAACCGGAAATGAAAATCAGCATTAAATTAGCTGGCGGCTTGGTTCGTTTATTCCAGCAAGAACGAATGATGGTCGAAATAAAGGCAGATCAAAATTTACTGATTTTAATTGATACCCTTGAAACCATGCTTCCCGGTATAAAAAGCGAGCTGTGCGATGACGACCTCAACATAACGGATAGTATTAATATTTACGTAAACGGTGATAATGTGCGCTATCTTAAAGATTTAAATACAGCTCTTAATGATGGTGACCAAGTCAATATTATTCCGGCGGCTGCAGCCGGTTAGCATTATCTAGCATTGAAGATAATGTTTTTGGGCTGCGTTATCGGTCGAAAGCAGTATACCAATACGGCTTCCTCCCTTAAGGCCTTGCCAAAAACATTATCTTCAATACTATAATGAAGGAGGAATCCATGATTATTGACCGCCCAAAGTCACACTTCATTTTCGTTCTTCCCACTGACCATGTAAATCGCCATTATAATTATATTCAGTACAATAATAAGCCATTGACCAATAGAGAATACCTTAAGTATTGGGGAAAATGGATCATCTTTGGGAATCCGGAAGAACTCGCCGCACTGGCAAAGCGGCTTGATTTTTATGTTGAAAAAAAAAGGATCCCGGCAGTCAAATACGACCGGAAGGAAATTCCCGAGTTTGAATTCGGCCAATGTGTCATGTGTGTTTATTGCGATGTACGACAGCGTACTAGTGTCTGGACGATACTTTCAAACCTTGGAATCAAAGACAAGGCATGGGTTTATGAGAAAGAAACCGTTGACCGGTGGCGTCCCGGTGGGTACCTTCTCGAAACATGGATCTCAAGCAGGAAGATGGACGAAGAAATGGCCCAAAAAGTCCGCAATGATGCAGAGAATACCTTTAAACAGATGTTTGAAAATGAGAATGCCGTTTTCAGAGGAATTGTGCAGTGAATGCTCAGAAGTTCGAAAAATACGCACGTCAAATGATTTTTCCGGAAATCGGTGAATCAGGCCAAGAGAAACTTCAGGATGCAAAGGTTTTATTGATTGGCGCCGGCGGTCTGGGATCATCCTGCAGTACTTACCTTGCAGCTGCCGGCGTTGGGACCGTTGGTATTTGCGATAACGATATGGTGGAACTGAGCAATTTGAACCGCCAGATTCTTCATAACCCAAATCGGATTGGGACATTAAAGGTTAATTCAGCCCAAATAACATTAACGGCCGCGAATCCGGAAATTAACATTGAAACCTATCCGGAAAGATTGAAAGATGCGGGTCGGTTGAGCCGGGTTGTTGAAGGGTATGACGTTATTATCGACTGCTCTGATAATGCGCCAACCCGTTATATCATTAATACGGCTTGTATTGAAGAAAACAAGCCTTGGATTTATGGAGCAGTTAACGGCCTTGAGGGACAGTCGATGACCATAATACCCGGCCGTGGCCCCTGTTACCGCTGTTTGTACCCTTCCGCCGCTGCTCATTCCCGCGAAGCTCAAGCTGCCCCTGTTATTGGCGTCACGCCAGGTATCATAGGCATCGTTCAAGCTGCTGAAGCCATAAAACTAATTCTTAATGTCGGAAAAGCGCTGGTTGGCAGGCTGCTTTTTATCGATCTTTTGGAAATGACGGTTGCCGAGTTCGCAATTTCAAAAAATGCCGGTTGTATGTCCTGTGGAAAAAGGCCCCCATGATCCGGACCTGAAATCGGACTGTTCGGACTGTGTGGAAGTAGTCATTGATTAAAAAACAAGGGGGGAAGCCATATGAATTTGAATTATCAGGCAATAATCGTTAATGAAGACGATAGGGGCCTTCCCATAGGGCAGGGAAACGGAATTTTGATGGACAGTGTTAGAGGAATCGTATCAACTGTGGCTCATGGTGTCAAACGGGGCAGTAAGTGCAAGGTTTTTTTAGGAGACAGAGCATATAATGCAGCATTCCAGAATGATGCCATTGATTGGCGTATGGATATGGCTCTGGTAACCCTGGATGATACGTGGGATGAGCCCCTCGCCTCTTCACCTGCTACGGCCGATTCACGCGATGGAGATGAGATAATAATTCCCGGATTCCTGCCCTGTGAGAACAGTGAAGCAAAGGGTATATTGCGCTCATATTATAATCTGAATATATCCAAAGAAATATGTCCTGTCTCTGTAGCGGGGAAAATTGTGGCTATGCACGAAAGCCTGGCCCGCATGGGGGTTGACGCTTTTTTAAACGAAATCGCTGACTTAGAACAGACTAAAAATAGTCTCTCTGTCTCAATTGAAAAAAACCGCTTATTTTATGATGACTACATCATCTTAGAGATTGGGGGACTTGACAAACAGATAGCTACGGGGCTTAGCGGTTCTCCTGTAGTGGATGTCAAAGGCGAGATCATAGGTATTTTTTCTATTATGCTTAATGACGATAACCTTAATATGGGTGCTGCAATACCCATCGCAGAGGCTAAAAGACTTGTTACTGAATTTGTCGATGGCCAACAAGAGAAATTTGATTGAACATTTAAGGCGCTGAAGGACCACGAACAGGCTTCATCAAAATAAATGGTGTCGCCAAAGGTCAACATGCCCGACCAGTAGCCCCGTTTGACCCCAGCGTGGCAGCCGCAGCAGAAAATGTCGTCATGCAGAAAACGAGAATGCCCCAACCGGCAGCGCATAACCAACGAATCTGTCCATTAATCATTTTTCCCCTCTGTTCCCGAAAGCGCTTACTGAAATCCACACGCCATCTCAATTCCTCTGCGTTCAAATGTATCATACTGAGTAGAATTCGAGTTAATAAAAAGCAATTTGTCAAACTCTTTTAAAAAACCCGGCCGTTTTGGCGGTGTTTGCAATCGCACTTAAACCACCTGAAAATTCTGTAAACCATATCGTTGATAATTTTTAAAATATTAATTAAATAAAGTTAGATAGCATGCAAAACGCGGTTTGCTGGTTTCGGCAGTCAATGAGTGCTGATACAAATGGCCGTCCAAGTTCATGGAGCAATCCAAACATAATAAAATTTAACCATTTGTTGCTATTTTTTGAGCTTAATTCTTTTTCTAATAAAAAGTCATCTGGAGCTTCTGCCCGGCCCGCCGATCCATTGCGGTTTGCACCGTCGCTTTCAAGCCGAATTGAGCTTGCCAAACCCTCGGGGTAAATAATAAAAGAGAGACCAATCAATTTTTTTGGTGTAAAAGGAGTAATTGTGAACAAAAACAACAAAAAAGAGGCGATTCTGGCGGTGGCCCAGGCAATCTTCACCGAAAAAGGCCTCCGTGATGCGACCATCACCGAAATCGCCAAAGAAGCCGGCGTAGTCGACTCGATCATCTACCACTATTTCAAGAATAAGGAGGACTTGCTATACTGGGCCTTCGCCGAGCAGATGAAACTGGCGCTCAAGGAGCTCTATTTTCACTTTGAAGGCATCATGGGGCCGGTCTCCAAGCTCGGCAAGATGGTATGGTTCCACCTGTATATGAACGACTTCAATAAGGGCAATGTCCGTATCCACAAGAATCTGTTTCTCGAATGCCGCTCTAACAAGGAATTCTACAATCACGAATGCCGCAAAACACTTCAAAAATATACCCGGGTTCTGGTGGACATTCTCCGCCTCGGGATCGAGGAGAATTATTTTCGAAACGATATCAATGTGTTGCTGGTAAGAGACGTGATCTTTGGTTTTTTGGACGAAGAGTCCTTGGCGTGCCTGTCGGCCGGAGAGATTTCCGAGACCCTCCCCGATTTCGAGGCCGTGATGAGCCTGATTCTGACTATGATCGAAGTCCGGTCCGAGGCAGAGGCCCCGTCTTCCGGAAAAGCAAGCAAGGCCGACCTGGTACGGGATGCGGCCAAAGCGGTGTTTGCCGAAAAAGGCTTCAACAAATCCACAACCCTGGAAATTGCCAACCGCGCCGGCGTTGCCGAGGGCACCATCTACGAGCACTTCAAAAACAAGCAGGACCTCCTTTTTTCCATTCCCAGGGAAAAATTTCAGATCTATCGGCACGAGATGGAAGAGGCCTACCGGTCGGACGACCCATTGATTCAACTGCGCCAGATCATGCGGAGCCACTTCCTGATTTTCCTCTCCGATATCCGTTTCCTGCTGGTCTATCTCAACGATGTCAAGCTGAATAAGCAGTTCTACACCACCGAAGCCTATCCCCAGTATTTGCGCTACCTTGATCCGCTTTATGAAATCCTCGAACAGGGCAAGCAGAAAGGTTTGTTCAAGCAGGATCTGAATAACCGGATCTACCGCAATCTGTTTGTGGGTGCCTTCACGCATATGGCCATTCGCTGGTTTATCATCGGCAACCTCAGCCCGCTGACGGTGATGGAAGAGTTCAACCAGGCCTGCGAATTGCTCTGCCGTGCGGTGTTAATCAGTCCTCAAAAGATCTGATACTCCAAAATAGCCCCATTTCTGAACAATCTTAATATTTTCAAGCCTGTTGGATTAAAAATCCGTTCAATCCGCATATCCCGCTTTCCCAACCCCCTCGCCGTCGATCAATCATTTTTTTTGAAAATCTTATCAAATAATCTATTGACAACAAGTCACAATGATGATTGAATTTGACTCAGTAAATATTATTAAATAAGTGAAATTTTATGTATGTTTATTTAAAAACAATCATATTCATATCTATCAATTTATTATTACTGATTTTATTTATTTTTCAAAAAGGATTTGAAGCAGATTATCAATCAAAATAATAAAGCGTTTTAGGATCGATATACAACCATTATCAAAAGGAGAACATCATGGGTGTTGATTTCAAGATCGAAAACCACGTAGCCTATATTACCCTGAACCGTCCCGAGGCCATGAACTCACTGGACCCCGAATCCACCATTCAGCTCAAGGAGATCTGGGGTCAAGTGCGCGGCGATGACGACATCCGCGTGGCCGTTCTCACCGGTACCGGAGAGAAGTCCTTCTGCACGGGCACGGACATGAAGAAAACCCCGCCGCCATCTGAGTGCATGGCTTCCATTTGGCTGCGGGAAGGCCAGCCGATCGTTCCGCACATGAAGACCTGGAAGCCGATCATCTGCGCCATCAACGGCTATGCCGTGGGCGGCGGCCTGGAGATGGCCCTGGCCTGCGATCTGCGCATCGCCAGCAAGCAACGCCAAGTTCGGCCTCACCGAGGTCAAAGTGGCCAGTCTGGCGGGCCTTAACGGCACCCAGTGTCTGCCCCGGGCGATTCCCCAGGCCGTGGCCATGAAGATGCTGCTCACCGGTGAGATGATCGACGCCCAGGAGGCCTTACGGGTCGGGCTGGTCAGTGATGTGGTCGAACCGGAAGGTCTCATGGACCTGGCCGGGAAGTATGCCACCCGCATCGCCGGCAACGCCCCCTTGAGCGTCAAGGCCGCCAAGCAGGCCGCGGTCATGGGACTGGACATGCCCCTGGATCACGGCATCGCCTTTTCTCACCTGCTCTGGGGCGCCCTGCGGGATACCGAAGACAGAAAAGAGGGGTTTCAGGCGTTCAGTGAGAAGAGAGCGCCGGAATGGAAAGGCCGATAGCATAATGTCAAATGCCAACGCTCCAATGTCAATTGAAGGATCGTATCAATTATAGATCGACAGCATGCCAGCATTTGACATTCTTACCCGTTGCCATCGGGTAAACCAAAGCAACAACCATCAAATGCGGATACCCTGAAAAGGAGGGTTTGTTATGCACATCGCCGTACTCGCCAAAGTGGTGCCCGACTATGAGGTGCCCAGCGCGGATTTCGAACTCACCGACAGCCGCGCCCACAGCCGCTACACCCGAATGATCGGACTCTATGACGAAAACGCCATCGAGACCGGTGTTCAACTCAAGGAGGCCTGCAAGGCAAAACTGACCATCATCTCTTACGGCAAAACCGAGGATATTTCCGTGCTCAGGAAAGCCATTGCCATGGGCGGAGACGCCCTCCACCTGGTGATGGGCGATTCGGACGATCCCTTCGTGATTGCCGAGAACCTCAAAATGGCCATCGACGGTCTGGGCGATGTGGACCTGGTGCTTGCCGGCCAGCAGTCCGCGGACATGGATCGCGGCGTGGTGCACAGCATCCTGGCCGGCATGCTCGGCTGGCAGTTTCTGCCCCAGATCAGCCGTATCCAATCCGAGGGGGATCTTTGGATGGTCGCCCAGGCCCATGAGAACGGCACCCGCAATTTGCAGTTCAGCGGCAAGGGCGTGCTTTCCATTACCAGCATTCCCGAGAACGTGCCCCGCATCCCCGTGGTGCGCGCCATCTTTGCGGCCAAGAAGAAACCGGTCGAGAAGATCGAAGGCATCCCGGGCACGCCCATGAACGCAAAAGAGGTGTCGGTGGAAATTCCCAAAATGGAATCGGTCTGCGAGTTCCTGCCAATAGAGGACATGGCCGAGACCGCCACAACCCTGCTCAGCAAATTACGGGAGGAGCGATACCTATGAAAACCCTTATCGTCGAGGTTATGGATACCAAACGGATCGGCGAACTGGTCACCGTGGGCCGCATCTTCGGTGACACGCCGGACATTCTCGCCCTGGGCACCGGGGACGTCCCCGGCACTTACACCAAAGCCTACTTTACGGACACGGCCGTGGGCGCCAACCTGATCGACCCGTTGGTCGATCTGATCCGCGAGGGCGACTACCAGCTGGTGCTGCTCTCGGCAACCACCCTGGGCACCGAGATCGCCGGTCCTTTGGGCGTCCGTCTGGGCGCACCGGTACTCTCCGAGGTGATCGGTGCATCCGCGGACATGACCGTCACCCGGCCGATCTACGGTGGCAAGGCCGTGGCCACCTTTACCATCAGCCAGGCCCCGGCCATCCTGACCGTACGCCGCAAGTACTTCGAACCGGCCGACCTGGCGGGTACCACCACGCCCGTCCCCCTGACCGGGACCGGCACAACGATCACCCTGATCAGCGAAGAGGCCGCCAAGAGCGAAGGCATCCCCCTGGAGGACGCCGAGGTGATCGTCTCCGGCGGACGCGGCATGGGCAGCGGCGAGAACTTTACCCTGCTGCGGGAGATGGCCGCTATTCTGAACGCGGCCGTGGGGGCTTCCCGCGGAGCCGTTGACGAGGGTTGGGCCGCACCCACCCTGCAGATCGGCCAGACCGGCAATATCGTGGCCCCATCGGTCTACCTGGCCGTGGGCATCTCCGGCGCCAGCCAGCACCTGGCCGGCATCGCCAATGCCAAGTGCGTGGTGGCCGTCAACAAGGACGAGGACGCCAACATCTTCAAACGGGCCCGCTTCGGGATTGTCGAGGACTACAAGAAAGTGGTTCCGGCACTCATCCAGGCCCTCAAAGAGGAGCAATAAATGACGCGCATCCCCTACTGGAATATCAGTTACGGCATTCTGATCGATCTGTTTGCTTTGGTGGCCGTGATTGTCTTTGCCCGGGGCGCCTATGGACACTGGCTGCGCATCCGCCAGGGTAAGGTGCGGGTGCGAAAGGCCGTCGACCTGCCCGGCAAGATCGGCCCGGTGTTCGTCTATGCCTTGGTGACCAAGGGGATCCTGGGGGCCAAGCTTTATAAAAAGATCTTCACCGGCGTGGCCCACGGCTTTCTTTTCTGGGGCATGCTGGTGTTGGGGGTCGGCACCACACTGGTGGTACTCAACGTGCTTTTCGGCCTGCCGGTGTTCCAGGGCGGCTTCAACCGCTGGTTCATGTCCTTTTTTCTCGACCTGGCCGGGTTTGCCGCCCTGATCGGACTGCTCTTTTTTCTCATCAGACGATGGCTGCCGCCGGAAAGACTGGTGACCCCCAAAGCGCGCATCGGATTTTCCGTCCAGATCGGCATTTTAATGGCCGTGATCATCACCGGCTTTCTGGTGGAGGGCATCCGCATTGCTGCCACCGGTCCGGACCCGTACGCCTTTGTGGGCAACTTCATGGCCGCCTGGCTG
This window harbors:
- a CDS encoding AAA family ATPase, with product MKEKPTTSDLIIPREDPYYYSSKETISVLDKIYSISQRHPVNVLVAGRQGCGKSSLVKQYAAVYDKPLATFQVGILSEPGQLFGEYALEGGETKYKQFLFPQALQTPGCVIHLEEINRPENPKALNMLFSLLSDDRQVWMDELGTLNVADGVVFFATLNEGEDFIGTELLDPALRDRFYILLMDYLPNEVEREVLIKKTGISDEDADQIIESINTLRGNSELSMEVSTRTALMIGEMMAVGASLREAIVTSLQTDNETLESILLSLHIEKGYKEMGKSEYLLLTKEMLLKK
- a CDS encoding vWA domain-containing protein: MNPRIHANDNIIERFYIPGGDGYSAFWRRDKSPIEVLELSKVLVSLRKISSHIGRNVGTVVWSGMELKDGIALDPTPIMGKYPVPAFKTDIMVGRTIQLSYEKTEWSERYKQLSLSQLDLPDNYAYKFNLFFDMCEKVYTDLLANVSVLGNYTEKARLWEIKEKRKTFINPPTDIELYHLWWDMAADRKGLKYKEEYVDRSVGGLLERTNLEKFYKKPLRMLNSIVDRLRYECPRIAGVSERGSFRKELYLSIWPGILEQIRFWPTDRSDPFLLADKYQDDIEKDDKKKKAVKATLISYADTIEKTIRKKAADYTEKVRSNVKNVDDVVRIKGNDVIMRVKNKVDKKLLHNLQFILKSVAHRKTVYSRGLKSGKIDRRRLYRASTTGTVFNHKKDLFRMVNNIVLLLDATGSMAEPNKWNQSEILIQTLFTALVNYNPNARLFAYNEVKNICHLTELYMNGIFYTVLPHGQTASGEAIIATALKLKSTQKKPLLIHITDGASNWGCGVVDAIKFCAKRKINLLTLGVGCSPGAKDALKKEYGNLLQFLDKTDDLPHLLRKLLNYSKWN
- a CDS encoding DUF4125 family protein; protein product: MVVDYNLVNQILDIEWEMFQAVKSASPASCQNAPDSFRKIRGSIFETWPNKILESYLDDLINAQNSGKNLLTEKYARMDNLIPLLNANPLINEIVNIETGWQKELKQKYPSIYALSCRGMDPVKNGSNFSVYLKCELETYSNKTIERYYSHVKKAFDNKKNIAVKAMDRLVKKAGYKDIEHAENYLTTTGKAGGKK
- a CDS encoding methyl-accepting chemotaxis protein, which produces MSINMKDMKIKTKFAIFGGMVFFMFFVSLIGMMEIAKTTYFQRLERNHAEGVVYFEWKSFEFFKKLKDDSSMLDADMTKWVTKEAGTHKEMGLIQLVNELKDQPTHAFEAINPIEKMLFRLLGLGEIINLCNDDITSCNHILDALNKYKDAKMSETQLMKVLKTETDLIKDYGANFSILVNKSASIIKNLMIFIVVVSFVSTLIFLILFAKMVIRPIIKITDISLEIAKGDLRKRINLRTKDELGNLSESFDTMVEKTREIIDIVLSKSEVLNDSSESLAVLSGEMLENSKNSSSMAGTIALAAEEMSANMNSVSTTTEHASNNVGMIAAAMEEMSTTIEDIAQNTEKARSITSKAVEQAKNASDKVDELGNAANEISKVTETITEISEQTNLLALNATIEAARAGESGKGFAVVANEIKDLAKQTADATQKIKMQIEGIQSKTDDTVNEIGQISKVISEINQIVVTITTAIEEQSIAGKDIAENVAQASIEIQEITKNVVQSSTVSNKITGDISKVNQMADEISGSNSRLNTKARELTSIAGELKEKVRIFIV
- a CDS encoding pyridoxamine 5'-phosphate oxidase family protein; this translates as MFLISHQLKDCISQIKPAMVATADKTGRPNVSPKGSLRVLDEHHLLFADLRSPITTNNLKENPYLSMIGFDPATRTGWRVWGKAVEITDSGGLYDRLRDEYAAKGKVNYVIKVLVERGMIF
- a CDS encoding MoaD/ThiS family protein, whose protein sequence is MKISIKLAGGLVRLFQQERMMVEIKADQNLLILIDTLETMLPGIKSELCDDDLNITDSINIYVNGDNVRYLKDLNTALNDGDQVNIIPAAAAG